The following nucleotide sequence is from Cicer arietinum cultivar CDC Frontier isolate Library 1 chromosome 2, Cicar.CDCFrontier_v2.0, whole genome shotgun sequence.
NNNNNNNNNNNNNNNNNNNNNNNNNNNNNNNNNGCTGAATTAAAATACTTGGTTAGTTTTGattataaatgaattaattatgttttagtCTCTGAACTTATGATAATGTCTGGTTTAGTTCCTATTGGAAAAAACTTACTATGCACCAAAAAGATTCTTTTAAAAAGTATCTTTTAggtgttatgttttgaaatattCCACAATCGGTTCTTGTTGATTGATTTTAGTCGccataatataatatttttctaattttagtccatgtaatattttttgatttatattcaattaGTCCCTGCATGATAGGGACTAGGAATTAAGTTAGAAAAAAGTATATTCTgggaaataaaacaaaaatggttGCAAATTGTagcatattttgattttaatacatcggagaagaaaaatatattaattgaatataacaaAATGGTTACTAATTGAATACTAAATGTAGGACTCCATTAACTACATTACGGGAATCAAGAAAGTTGAttgtagtattaattaaatccTTCGATCATTGTAATTATTGCTAATtacaaaaaaagaattataataattaagagtactttggtaaataaataactaaataatatagttGAAAATTTGAAAGGAGTCCTATGTTAAAAAAGATAAGGAAAATTCTCACAAGAGTTCAATATTTAGAGACCGAGGTAGTACTTTAGGGACTAAAACTGAATATGTTAAGAgactaaaaacataaataacttAATATTAATACATAGGATACCAGTTCTTGGTAGCTCCAAACATTGATCAcgtttatatttttcatatagGTAATGGATGAAGTGGATTCCATGCTTGGTGGCAACCTTGGTCCTGAAATCCATGAAATTATCAAACAACTACAAAATCATGAATCAAAATCCAGTTTCAAAAGATTGCAAACAATTTTGGCAATTTCCACTATAGCTGAGGTATGATAAGTAGATGAccatgttttatttatttattattttgacttttgcatGAATGTAAAATACTAGTATTATACTTAGGCATCCATCATACTGGTATGTTTCTGAATTTATCCTTTTCATTTGGCAGGTTTTGGGTGAAAATTCCCCGCTTGTAAAACGTCTTGAGCGTGATCATGCTGGAAATATTTCTGCATTGTCTTTAGAAATGGAGCAAAGTGAAGTTTTTCATTTGACAGAGTCTTTTGATGCTCTTAGGACAAAATTGGAGGAGGCCATGAATTCCCTTTAGAAATAACAGTAACATTTTGTGactaaaaaaaaacatcaacatTTTTGTCTACAAGTTCTCTGGCATATTACGAAAGAAGATAAATCAAAATAGGTTTTATGATCTTTGTGACAGTATGGGATgtaattcttgtaattcttttaAGTTGTgggtataaatatatatattttgttctagactcaaatataaatataaataatcatttgcacactaattaagaatgttagataactttgtttaattttttaatttaattaaaataatgattgtATTCTCAAACTACCCTTTTTTTCATTTGATATTctataagatttatttttaatgtttcacGAGAACATTAATTGAAAGTTACTTTTgaaatgataatattaaatacGGTGAACTTagttataatttgttttatgtgatttattcatttgtcttaaaataattatgtcaTTCAATCTTTTTAAATGAAAGTGTATAAAAGagagataaaattatttttattaaaataactttGTTAACATATTACCAATATTATAAGTGTATAATAAAAGATACtgtattaaaaatgaaataaataatattaattaaaatatctaatgaaaaaaaagtagattgaaaattgaaataattaattaattgtgataattttttttaataaataaatcaataattattatggaATAGAGAAAgtaagatgttttttttttcttatattttatatatgaatatgCTTCCCCCGAAAAGGCTTGTTAATTAAGAGCTATTCATCTTATTTATGATCGATGAACTTATGACAACTACAATCTCCTTTAATTCAATgaaaaaacatcattttcaaataaatttttagacgAACTTCAAACAATTTTCCCACGGATTTGATCATAACATAGAAACATTTATCTACTCCATTCACATAATTCTACAGGTGCACGACACTTTAATTCACATCTATAAGGATACcacattaatttataaatgCGTCAAGTTAAATGTACGTTCAAGTTTTGTAGCTCTGATAACTTAAAGTATATAATCAAGATTTCATTACATTGTGAAGTAACATCCCCTCTCAAacatttcacaaaaaaaaatcataaattacaTAAAGATAACCAATTAACATAGTTATAAGTGATTCTATCAAGTCTTGAAATCTTAGCTTATTTGAAACATGccaatattattaagttgattaCAATACACGATTATTCTTTAGAAAATTTGTGATATATAgttaatgaatataatttttatcttgCATGATAGGTATTCAACCAGTGCATTTTACTTAAATAAGGTGTAGAGGTACAAAAACaagacaaattatatttttaacttgtaatttgattttctctatcaattttcaattaaatttaatgcAAACATTAGTTATTTCAAAGATAATTAAATTCTAGTTTGTAATGGAAGGAAGTCGTTTTCAAATAGTATATACGGAGAAAGTTATGAACAAAATACCGAATATATATTCATACAGGTTCATGGATTACATTATACcattttcatttcaaattttatattatcaagtTCTTCTactcatttaaataaataacattcaAAATTTACCATAAAAACCAATTAATTATCAATACTAAACAATTATCATCTAGTCATCCAACACAACTACAACAATCAAGAATCATAATAAGATAACAACTCTTCATAATAATTAGGACAAACACCTGTCATACTTCCTTAATAATCAATTATACCAAATCAAATAGAATTGTCTCTACTCAAACATGCAAATCCTTAATATTTCATAACAACATGTAATTAAGATCCTTAAACACGTCTAAAAGAGATTTTAAACGGTTTTTTAAGACAACCTTATAGATTTTAGgaaaagataataaattttcCAAACTTGGTTTTGACTTCTACTATTACAAGATTTCCCTCTTGATCATAAATGGTAATTCCGgaccaaaataaataagaagaaaagtAGAAAGGAGATGTGATTACTACTGCTAGAAGATTTCGCTTATTTCATTACAATTATAATATAAGAAAACCAATATAAAATTGGTAATTACAAACTGtacttataaaaacaaaattttgttatgaaataaattaaaaaaataaaataaagatagagGAGTTGAAATTTCTTATATTAAAATCCTCTTAGGTATAAATTTTACAAtacaaaatatcttttatttataggACAAAAGTGTTGTAAGTTATAAACACAcgaaaaacttaaattaatattaagactaaatgttaataattatgatCAAATCATTTTACTCACAAGAGTTAATGAATATAGAGAAACATTGTAAAAATAGATCTCCATGTTTACCTTTCAATATTATtcataacaaatttataatttatttagattaaaagtatgagattaaaattatatatagttaGCGTAAATAAGGCCAACCAATCATAAATGCATAACTtcgtttttaagttttttattttttgttgacatgatttaattaattgtcaaaaactaactttatattaatgattcattttgtttaaaacccatttgttttagataattttacaaataaccaattatttttatataaa
It contains:
- the LOC101509563 gene encoding polyadenylate-binding protein 4-like codes for the protein MDEVDSMLGGNLGPEIHEIIKQLQNHESKSSFKRLQTILAISTIAEVLGENSPLVKRLERDHAGNISALSLEMEQSEVFHLTESFDALRTKLEEAMNSL